In Penaeus vannamei isolate JL-2024 chromosome 15, ASM4276789v1, whole genome shotgun sequence, the following are encoded in one genomic region:
- the LOC113828898 gene encoding uncharacterized protein, with the protein MGQGSSYPHPVPPPQRPASPWAAEPPPEPARSPHQVRQRLHLQQQQRDVHEQLEREQERHHQLQPQEALAGCCGSGPAAATTCSCGGGLTSTAAIYGTAAAPDPAPHPVVVTPPRAVPHHHHHLRHQLDAAAALAPASSASSCSGDSVTCAEAPLGPRPVGGGGAGGEACVGASGGACGSGGCGHWCSSCRVRVQVEVECVGADARPSPPRAGRLRTLTFPKRHRHKTKTPTRDLPAQPKKKKAPWTFRLNCRLRTSKSEPEPEAAASPGAAVGCGACMCPSLRRAEPEAHLRHHHHLAHHHHLPHHLHGRLPAAQEQPSVATVAGAGAAAAAAAAAAAGGGGGEGSPGGAAAATPVIDLSRFNPDAFPIEDWEERARQERAREMAEGVEPPPGFTPVHSALTPTQQALTHLQLQHQHHLQLQQAGAVTTSLPLSYNSMLDLQLLLERSLRLGLGGPRAVAAPLSEETLLQQVGRLAGDGSLLQRTVHTQVDYIHCLVPDLLSITNCAFYWGKMDRYEAERLLENRPEGTFLLRDSAQEEYLFSVSFRRYGRSLHARIEQWNHKFSFDSHDPGVFASDTVCGLIEHYKDPSCCMFFEPMLTNPLARTFPFPLQHLCRAAICSATTYDGINNIRLPKPLKNYLKEYHYKQRVRVRRLDH; encoded by the coding sequence ATGGGCCAGGGCTCCAGCTACCCGCACCCCGTGCCCCCGCCGCAGCGGCCGGCGTCCCCCTGGGCCGCGGAGCCCCCGCCCGAGCCCGCGCGCAGCCCCCACCAGGTGCGCCAGCGGCTGCACCTCCAGCAGCAGCAGCGCGACGTGCACGAGCAGCTGGAGCGCGAGCAGGAGCGCCACCACCAGCTACAGCCGCAGGAGGCGCTGGCCGGCTGCTGCGGCTCGGGCCCCGCGGCCGCCACCACGTGCAGCTGCGGCGGCGGCCTCACGTCGACGGCGGCCATCTACGGCACGGCGGCGGCGCCTGACCCCGCGCCGCACCCCGTGGTGGTGACGCCGCCCCGCGCCGtgccgcaccaccaccaccacctgcggCACCAGCTGGACGCCGCCGCCGCGCTCGCCCCCGCCAGCAGCGCCAGCAGCTGCAGCGGCGACAGCGTCACCTGCGCCGAGGCGCCGCTGGGACCGCGCcccgtcggcggcggcggcgcgggcggcgaggcGTGCGTGGGCGCGTCGGGCGGCGCCTGCGGAAGTGGCGGCTGCGGCCACTGGTGCTCGTCGTGCCGCGTGCgggtgcaggtggaggtggagtgcgTGGGCGCGGACGCGCGTCCGTCGCCGCCGCGCGCCGGCCGCCTTCGGACGCTGACGTTCCCGAAGCGGCACCGCCACAAGACCAAGACGCCCACGCGCGACCTGCCGGCGCAgcccaagaagaagaaggcgccCTGGACCTTCCGCCTCAACTGCCGCCTGCGGACGTCCAAGTCGGAGCCCGAGCCCGAGGCGGCGGCCAGCCCCGGCGCCGCCGTCGGCTGCGGCGCCTGCATGTGCCCGTCGCTGCGCCGCGCCGAGCCCGAGGCGCACctgcgccaccaccaccacctcgcgcaccaccaccacctgccgcACCACCTGCACGGGCGTCTGCCCGCGGCGCAGGAGCAGCCGTCCGTGGCCACCGTGGCGGGCGcgggcgctgctgctgctgctgcggcggcggcggcggcgggcggcggcggtggcgaagGCAGCCCCGGGGGCGCCGCAGCCGCCACGCCCGTGATCGACCTGTCGCGCTTCAACCCCGACGCCTTCCCCATCGAGGACTGGGAGGAGCGGGCGCGGCAGGAGCGCGCGCGAGAGATGGCCGAGGGCGTGGAGCCGCCGCCCGGATTCACGCCCGTGCACAGCGCTCTCACGCCCACGCAGCAGGCGCTGACGCACCTGCAGctgcagcaccagcaccacctgcAGCTGCAGCAGGCGGGCGCCGTGACCACGTCGCTGCCGCTGTCGTACAACTCCATGCTGGACCTGCAGCTGCTGCTGGAGCGGTCGCTGCGCCTGGGGCTGGGCGGGCCGCGGGCCGTGGCGGCGCCGCTGAGCGAGGAGACGCTGCTGCAGCAGGTGGGGCGGCTGGCCGGCGATGGCTCGCTGCTGCAGCGCACCGTGCACACGCAGGTCGACTACATCCACTGCCTTGTACCTGACCTCCTGAGCATCACGAACTGCGCCTTCTACTGGGGCAAGATGGACCGCTACGAGGCCGAGCGCCTGCTGGAGAACCGGCCCGAGGGCACGTTCCTGCTGCGCGACTCCGCCCAGGAGGAGTACCTGTTCTCCGTGTCGTTCCGGCGCTACGGGCGGTCGCTGCACGCGCGCATCGAGCAGTGGAACCACAAGTTCAGCTTCGACTCGCACGACCCGGGCGTGTTCGCCTCCGACACCGTGTGCGGCCTCATCGAGCACTACAAGGACCCGTCGTGCTGCATGTTCTTCGAGCCCATGCTGACCAACCCGCTGGCGCGCACCTTCCCGTTCCCGCTGCAGCACCTGTGCCGCGCCGCCATCTGCTCCGCCACCACCTACGACGGCATCAACAACATCCGCCTGCCCAAGCCCCTCAAGAACTACCTCAAGGAGTACC